A stretch of the Streptomyces sp. NBC_01428 genome encodes the following:
- a CDS encoding ANTAR domain-containing protein: protein MQPLGGRPDPAAQALRRAALARERAERELAAAARQERLAERTGMDLHERLARIHRDSAACQRTAAQLQEAYARLLTGAAADGPTATTPGFMASVAEVCGTRGAALSYLAADRSQLAVAASDEPARAAQELEFLLGEGPARDAAVAGTAVSASGTELCERWPVYGTALAELGFDEVAAVPLRQHDTCVGSLTVFDPRSGAVGSLTEVADALTRTMVLGPQADPGLYGGTELRAVVHQAAGMVSVHTGCAVADALELVKARAFSEGLPVEGVAERIVRGELLLG from the coding sequence ATGCAGCCCCTGGGCGGTCGGCCCGATCCGGCGGCGCAGGCCCTGCGCCGCGCCGCCCTCGCCAGAGAGCGCGCGGAGCGCGAGCTGGCGGCGGCCGCGCGCCAGGAAAGACTGGCCGAGCGCACCGGCATGGACCTGCACGAACGTCTCGCGCGAATCCACCGCGACTCCGCGGCCTGCCAGCGCACGGCGGCCCAGCTCCAGGAGGCCTACGCCCGGCTGCTCACCGGCGCCGCCGCCGACGGGCCGACCGCGACCACGCCCGGCTTCATGGCCTCCGTGGCCGAGGTGTGCGGCACCCGCGGCGCCGCCCTCAGCTATCTCGCCGCCGACCGGAGCCAGCTCGCGGTCGCCGCGTCCGACGAACCCGCGCGCGCCGCACAGGAGTTGGAGTTCCTGCTCGGCGAGGGTCCGGCCAGGGACGCGGCCGTGGCCGGCACCGCGGTCAGCGCGTCCGGGACCGAGCTGTGCGAGCGCTGGCCGGTGTACGGGACGGCGCTCGCCGAGCTCGGCTTCGACGAGGTGGCCGCCGTGCCGCTGCGGCAGCACGACACCTGCGTCGGCTCCCTCACCGTCTTCGACCCGCGGTCCGGCGCGGTGGGTTCCCTCACCGAGGTGGCGGACGCCCTCACCCGGACGATGGTGCTCGGCCCGCAGGCCGACCCGGGCCTGTACGGCGGCACGGAGTTGCGCGCGGTGGTGCACCAGGCCGCGGGCATGGTGTCGGTCCACACGGGCTGCGCCGTCGCCGACGCCCTGGAACTCGTCAAGGCGCGCGCCTTCAGCGAAGGTCTGCCGGTCGAAGGTGTGGCCGAGCGGATCGTCAGGGGAGAGCTGCTCCTCGGCTGA
- a CDS encoding GAF and ANTAR domain-containing protein, with the protein MSTPMPQQRLAHAFVELAGHGVTEPDDPSGLLATLAAFGPRLLGSHGATVIHVPDDHLPVQLAGTDPDLVDLEWEAVEWGEGPGYDARRTGRPVPDSALDTLPAQKAWPRYAPRAVELGCRRAVALPLSAGPGRGLTLGALVLLYTGPDPLTADVLALAQSFADAAGYTLARDREIRQSRALADQLGHALKSRVVIEQAKGVLAARRKVSVDDAFAVLRAYARSQQRRLAEVARDVVDGQLDLGSD; encoded by the coding sequence ATGAGCACGCCCATGCCGCAGCAGCGGCTGGCCCACGCCTTCGTCGAGTTGGCCGGGCACGGGGTGACCGAGCCCGACGATCCGTCCGGGCTGCTCGCCACACTCGCCGCGTTCGGACCGCGGCTCCTCGGCAGCCACGGCGCCACGGTGATACACGTCCCCGACGACCATCTGCCGGTCCAGCTCGCCGGCACGGACCCCGACCTGGTGGACCTGGAATGGGAGGCGGTGGAGTGGGGTGAGGGGCCGGGGTACGACGCCCGGCGGACCGGCCGTCCCGTGCCGGACAGTGCCCTCGACACCCTGCCCGCCCAGAAGGCCTGGCCGCGGTACGCCCCGCGCGCCGTGGAACTCGGCTGCCGGCGGGCCGTCGCCCTCCCGCTCTCCGCGGGCCCCGGCAGGGGTCTGACCCTCGGCGCGCTGGTCCTGCTCTACACCGGGCCCGACCCGCTGACCGCCGACGTCCTCGCCCTCGCCCAGTCGTTCGCCGACGCGGCGGGCTACACGCTGGCGCGCGACCGCGAGATCCGTCAGAGCCGCGCCCTCGCCGACCAGCTCGGGCACGCCCTGAAGAGCCGGGTCGTCATCGAGCAGGCCAAGGGCGTGCTCGCGGCCCGCCGGAAGGTGTCGGTCGACGACGCCTTCGCCGTCCTGCGCGCGTACGCCCGGTCGCAGCAGCGGCGGCTGGCCGAGGTGGCCCGGGACGTGGTCGACGGACAGCTGGACCTGGGGAGCGACTGA
- a CDS encoding DUF1269 domain-containing protein yields the protein MSNLFVVAYDDVATANQVRDKLFELSKQHLVELEDAVVVERHEDGRIKLHQAVSHTAVGAAGGALWGGVIGLLFLAPLLGAAVGAAAGAAGGAITDTGVDDRFMKDVSQNLRPGAAALFVLVKQAAGDKVIPQIAGFGGQLVQTSLSQEQEDALRDAVAAARSHSAGTAPAPQASTSAAPGTATGGTSPSASSGNAGPSRAGAVMSGPGTAATPPKPAPPKPGPPKPTPPAPPTADARSAPVSS from the coding sequence ATGAGCAATCTGTTCGTCGTCGCCTACGACGACGTGGCCACCGCCAACCAGGTGCGCGACAAGCTGTTCGAGCTGTCGAAGCAGCATCTCGTCGAGTTGGAGGACGCCGTCGTCGTCGAACGGCACGAGGACGGCCGGATCAAGCTGCATCAGGCGGTCAGCCACACGGCCGTGGGGGCGGCGGGCGGCGCTCTGTGGGGCGGTGTGATCGGGCTGCTGTTCCTGGCGCCCCTGCTGGGGGCGGCGGTGGGAGCGGCGGCCGGAGCGGCCGGCGGCGCGATCACGGACACCGGGGTCGACGACCGCTTCATGAAGGACGTGAGCCAGAACCTGCGGCCCGGCGCCGCCGCGCTGTTCGTCCTGGTGAAGCAGGCGGCCGGGGACAAGGTGATCCCCCAGATCGCCGGGTTCGGCGGCCAGTTGGTGCAGACCTCGCTGAGCCAGGAGCAGGAGGACGCGCTGCGCGACGCGGTCGCGGCGGCCCGGTCGCACTCGGCGGGCACCGCCCCGGCCCCGCAGGCGAGCACCTCGGCCGCCCCGGGAACGGCCACCGGCGGTACGTCCCCGTCCGCGTCCTCCGGCAACGCCGGGCCGTCGAGGGCCGGCGCCGTCATGTCGGGACCCGGCACGGCGGCGACGCCTCCCAAGCCCGCGCCCCCGAAGCCCGGTCCGCCGAAGCCCACGCCTCCCGCCCCGCCCACCGCGGACGCACGGAGCGCGCCGGTCTCCTCCTGA
- the pspAB gene encoding PspA-associated protein PspAB, translated as MGFLDILLGRSKPVAPDLDRLFGLPSAAVTLEAAAGFTPTGTGAVCCASVEGAAFAEAHQEAQALLDADAERSGPPVEVSRDEYGYAWLVSRRSPDDLPALVSDLHAVNSALEGTGFGPQLLCSVATFQDSRQRHLGLVYLYKRGTFYPFAPLAGAGERRDNALELQIKAVLADDLRVEEDLGRWFPIWGAPGL; from the coding sequence ATGGGGTTCCTGGACATCCTGCTCGGCCGCAGCAAGCCCGTCGCTCCGGACCTCGACCGCCTCTTCGGGCTGCCGTCGGCGGCGGTGACCCTGGAGGCGGCGGCCGGTTTCACCCCGACCGGCACCGGCGCGGTGTGCTGCGCCTCGGTGGAGGGCGCGGCCTTCGCCGAGGCCCACCAGGAGGCGCAGGCCCTGCTCGACGCGGACGCCGAACGGTCGGGGCCACCGGTGGAGGTCAGCCGGGACGAGTACGGATACGCGTGGCTGGTCTCCCGCCGGAGTCCCGACGACCTCCCCGCGCTGGTGAGTGATCTGCACGCGGTCAACAGCGCCCTGGAGGGCACGGGCTTCGGACCCCAGCTGCTCTGCTCCGTGGCGACGTTCCAGGACAGCCGGCAGCGCCACCTCGGCCTCGTCTACCTGTACAAGCGCGGGACCTTCTATCCCTTCGCGCCGCTCGCCGGAGCGGGCGAGCGGCGCGACAACGCGCTGGAGCTCCAGATCAAGGCGGTGCTCGCGGACGACCTGCGGGTCGAGGAGGACCTCGGCCGCTGGTTCCCGATCTGGGGTGCGCCGGGGCTGTGA
- the htpX gene encoding zinc metalloprotease HtpX: protein MQSRFRNDRRLTVRMTVTLFLLGLLYVAFVAALIVLLKSWVLVVVIAAGVLIAQYWFSDRIALYAMHGRIVEREEYPQLHGVVDRLCAVADMPKPLVAVSDIDMPNAFATGRNADHAVLCVTTGLLRRLEPDELEGVLAHELSHVAHKDVAVITVASFLGVLAGLIVRFAFYSQLFGGRGRKDQNTVAIFMAVMAVSAAVYAISFLLIRALSRYRELAADRAAALLTGRPSALASALTKVTGDIGRIPTKDLRTAQAFNAFYFTPALGREPGIANLFSTHPSLEQRLEQLARISVELGEPAVPDPIAPTPGEAV, encoded by the coding sequence ATGCAGAGCCGGTTCCGGAACGATCGGCGGCTGACCGTGCGGATGACGGTCACGCTGTTCCTGCTCGGACTGCTGTACGTGGCGTTCGTCGCCGCGCTGATCGTGCTGCTGAAGTCGTGGGTGCTGGTCGTGGTGATCGCGGCCGGGGTGCTGATCGCCCAGTACTGGTTCTCGGACCGGATCGCCCTGTACGCGATGCACGGGCGGATCGTGGAGCGCGAGGAGTATCCGCAGCTGCACGGCGTCGTCGACCGGCTGTGCGCGGTCGCCGACATGCCCAAGCCGCTGGTCGCCGTGTCGGACATCGACATGCCGAACGCGTTCGCGACCGGCCGCAACGCCGACCACGCGGTGCTCTGCGTGACCACCGGGCTGCTGCGGCGGCTGGAGCCCGACGAGCTGGAGGGCGTCCTCGCGCACGAGCTGTCGCACGTGGCGCACAAGGACGTCGCCGTGATCACCGTGGCGTCGTTCCTCGGGGTGCTCGCCGGTCTGATCGTGCGGTTCGCGTTCTACTCGCAGCTCTTCGGCGGGCGGGGCCGCAAGGACCAGAACACCGTCGCGATCTTCATGGCGGTGATGGCGGTGTCCGCGGCCGTGTACGCCATCAGCTTCCTGCTGATCCGGGCGCTCTCCCGGTACCGCGAGCTGGCCGCCGACCGGGCCGCGGCCCTGCTCACCGGCCGCCCCTCGGCGCTCGCCTCGGCCCTGACCAAGGTCACCGGGGACATCGGCCGCATCCCCACGAAGGACCTGCGGACCGCCCAGGCCTTCAACGCCTTCTACTTCACCCCCGCGCTCGGCCGGGAGCCCGGCATCGCCAACCTCTTCTCCACCCACCCGAGCCTCGAACAACGGCTCGAACAACTGGCCCGCATCTCCGTCGAGCTGGGCGAGCCCGCGGTGCCGGACCCGATCGCCCCGACTCCCGGAGAGGCCGTCTGA
- the glnA gene encoding type I glutamate--ammonia ligase: MFQNADEAKKFIADEDVKFVDVRFCDLPGVMQHFTIPAEAFDPAEELAFDGSSIRGFQAIHESDMALRADLSTARVDPFRRDKTVNINFFIHDPITGEQYSRDPRNVAKKAEAYLASTGIADTAYFGPEAEFYVFDSVRFQTSANESFYHIDSEAGAWNTGAVEDNRGYKVRYKGGYFPTPPVDHFADLRAEISLELANSGLQVERQHHEVGTAGQAEINYKFNTLLAAADDLMLFKYIVKNVAWRNGKTATFMPKPIFGDNGSGMHVHQSLWTNGSPLFYDEAGYAGLSDTARYYIGGILKHAPSLLAFTNPTVNSYHRLVPGFEAPVNLVYSQRNRSAAMRIPITGSNPKAKRVEFRAPDSSGNPYLAFAALLMAGLDGVKNKIEPAEPIDKDLYELAPEEHAGVAQVPTSLPAVLDRLEADHEFLLAGDVFTSDLIETWIDYKRTNEIAPLQLRPHPHEFELYFDV, from the coding sequence ATGTTCCAGAACGCCGACGAGGCCAAGAAGTTCATCGCGGACGAGGACGTCAAGTTCGTCGACGTCCGCTTCTGCGACCTGCCGGGTGTGATGCAGCACTTCACGATCCCGGCCGAGGCCTTCGACCCGGCCGAGGAGCTCGCGTTCGACGGGTCCTCCATCCGCGGCTTCCAGGCCATCCACGAGTCCGACATGGCGCTCCGCGCCGACCTGTCCACCGCGCGCGTCGACCCCTTCCGCCGCGACAAGACGGTCAACATCAACTTCTTCATCCACGACCCGATCACGGGCGAGCAGTACTCCCGTGACCCGCGCAACGTGGCCAAGAAGGCCGAGGCCTACCTCGCGTCGACCGGTATCGCCGACACGGCGTACTTCGGTCCCGAGGCCGAGTTCTACGTCTTCGACAGCGTGCGGTTCCAGACCTCCGCGAACGAGTCCTTCTACCACATCGACTCCGAGGCGGGCGCCTGGAACACCGGTGCGGTCGAGGACAACCGCGGTTACAAGGTCCGCTACAAGGGCGGCTACTTCCCGACCCCGCCGGTCGACCACTTCGCCGACCTGCGTGCCGAGATCTCCCTGGAGCTGGCCAACTCCGGCCTCCAGGTCGAGCGCCAGCATCACGAGGTCGGCACCGCCGGCCAGGCGGAGATCAACTACAAGTTCAACACGCTGCTCGCCGCGGCCGACGACCTGATGCTCTTCAAGTACATCGTGAAGAACGTCGCCTGGCGCAACGGCAAGACCGCGACCTTCATGCCGAAGCCGATCTTCGGTGACAACGGCTCGGGCATGCACGTCCACCAGTCGCTGTGGACCAACGGTTCGCCGCTGTTCTACGACGAGGCGGGCTACGCGGGCCTGTCGGACACCGCCCGCTACTACATCGGCGGCATCCTCAAGCACGCCCCGTCGCTGCTGGCCTTCACCAACCCGACGGTGAACTCGTACCACCGCCTGGTCCCCGGCTTCGAGGCCCCGGTCAACCTGGTGTACTCGCAGCGCAACCGCTCCGCGGCCATGCGTATCCCGATCACGGGCTCCAACCCGAAGGCCAAGCGCGTCGAGTTCCGCGCGCCCGACTCCTCCGGCAACCCGTACCTCGCGTTCGCGGCCCTGCTGATGGCCGGCCTGGACGGCGTCAAGAACAAGATCGAGCCGGCCGAGCCGATCGACAAGGACCTGTACGAGCTGGCTCCCGAGGAGCACGCGGGCGTCGCCCAGGTGCCGACCTCGCTCCCCGCCGTCCTCGACCGCCTCGAGGCCGACCACGAGTTCCTGCTCGCCGGCGACGTCTTCACGTCCGACCTGATCGAGACGTGGATCGACTACAAGCGCACCAACGAGATCGCCCCGCTGCAGCTGCGTCCGCACCCGCACGAGTTCGAGCTCTACTTCGACGTGTAA
- a CDS encoding RDD family protein, whose translation MDNRQAIGSWLSGPRAAAEDAGVDFGYRGEQLGLPEQGPGSIARPGRRLGALVVDWGLCLLIAYGLLTHGYDQATGNWALLVFFVLGLLTVGTVGFTPGKRLFGLRVVPEGGGRLNPLRVLLRTALLCVAVPALIWDRDGRGLHDRLARTIEVRA comes from the coding sequence GTGGACAACAGGCAAGCAATCGGATCGTGGCTCTCCGGACCCCGTGCGGCCGCCGAGGACGCCGGTGTCGACTTCGGATACCGCGGCGAACAGCTCGGTCTGCCGGAGCAGGGACCGGGCTCGATCGCCCGCCCCGGGCGCCGGCTCGGCGCCCTCGTCGTCGACTGGGGCCTGTGCCTCCTGATCGCATACGGGCTGCTCACCCATGGCTACGACCAGGCCACGGGCAACTGGGCCCTCCTCGTCTTCTTCGTTCTCGGCCTGCTCACGGTCGGTACCGTCGGCTTCACGCCGGGCAAGCGGCTGTTCGGTCTGCGCGTCGTCCCGGAGGGCGGCGGCCGGCTGAACCCCCTGCGCGTCCTGCTGCGCACCGCGCTGCTGTGCGTGGCCGTCCCGGCGCTGATCTGGGACCGCGACGGCCGCGGCCTGCACGACCGGCTGGCCCGCACGATCGAGGTCCGCGCCTGA
- a CDS encoding DUF4191 domain-containing protein: MARKEPAADAANPGRLKQIVQTYKMTRRADKLIGLVLAAVGIVTFGVILAIGFLIGHPVYLGILGLLLAFLATAIVFGRRAERAAFGQMEGQPGAAAAVLDNIGRGWTTTPAVAMNRSQDVVHRAVGKAGIVLVAEGNPNRVKSLLAAEKKKMARIVSDVPVHDILVGTGENTVELKKLRTTMLKLPRVLTGPQVTATNDRLRAMGDLMSNMPLPKGPMPKGMRMPRGGKGR; the protein is encoded by the coding sequence ATGGCGAGGAAGGAACCCGCAGCGGACGCTGCGAACCCCGGGCGACTCAAGCAGATCGTCCAGACGTACAAGATGACCCGCAGGGCCGACAAGTTGATCGGTCTTGTACTCGCGGCTGTCGGAATTGTCACCTTCGGTGTCATCCTCGCGATCGGCTTCTTGATCGGCCACCCGGTCTATCTCGGCATCCTCGGGCTCCTGCTCGCCTTCCTCGCGACGGCGATCGTCTTCGGGCGCAGGGCCGAGCGGGCCGCCTTCGGGCAGATGGAGGGACAGCCCGGCGCAGCGGCGGCGGTGCTCGACAACATCGGCCGGGGCTGGACCACGACTCCGGCGGTGGCGATGAACCGCAGCCAGGACGTGGTGCACCGCGCGGTCGGCAAGGCCGGCATCGTGCTGGTCGCCGAGGGCAACCCGAACCGGGTGAAGAGCCTGCTGGCCGCCGAGAAGAAGAAGATGGCGCGGATCGTCTCGGACGTTCCGGTGCACGACATCCTCGTGGGCACGGGCGAGAACACGGTGGAGCTGAAGAAGCTCCGCACGACGATGCTCAAGCTGCCGCGCGTCCTCACCGGCCCGCAGGTCACCGCGACCAACGACCGGCTGCGCGCGATGGGCGACCTCATGAGCAACATGCCGCTGCCGAAGGGCCCGATGCCCAAGGGCATGCGGATGCCGCGCGGCGGCAAGGGCCGCTGA
- a CDS encoding SCO2195 family GlnR-regulated protein produces MQAAPVRATAIPSFTDALRAVESLLMSSGQRTARRNAWTSVLEDRRRAKDRVEAQLVLESVLTRP; encoded by the coding sequence ATGCAGGCCGCGCCCGTTCGCGCCACCGCGATCCCGTCGTTCACCGATGCACTCCGTGCCGTCGAGTCGCTGCTGATGAGCAGTGGGCAGCGCACCGCCCGCCGCAACGCGTGGACCTCCGTCCTGGAGGACCGCCGCCGCGCGAAGGACCGGGTCGAGGCGCAGCTCGTGCTCGAATCCGTTCTGACGCGTCCCTGA
- the lipA gene encoding lipoyl synthase, translated as MSAVAPDGRKMLRLEVRNSQTPIERKPEWIKTRAKMGPEYTKMQALVKSEGLHTVCQEAGCPNIYECWEDREATFLIGGDQCTRRCDFCQIDTGKPEALDRDEPRRVGESVVTMDLNYATITGVARDDLEDGGAWLYAETVRQIHAQTAGRETGRTKVELLAPDFNAEPEQLAEVFSSRPEVFAHNVETVPRIFKRIRPGFRYERSLKVITEARDYGLVTKSNLILGMGETREEVSEALQQLHDAGCELITITQYLRPTVRHHPVERWVKPHEFVELKEEAEEIGFSGVMSGPLVRSSYRAGRLYQMAVEKRGAYVASQAV; from the coding sequence GTGTCCGCAGTCGCACCCGACGGACGCAAGATGCTGCGCCTGGAGGTCCGGAACAGCCAGACCCCCATCGAGCGCAAGCCCGAGTGGATCAAGACCCGGGCGAAAATGGGCCCCGAGTACACGAAGATGCAGGCGCTCGTGAAGAGCGAGGGCCTGCACACCGTCTGCCAGGAGGCGGGCTGCCCCAACATCTACGAGTGCTGGGAAGACCGCGAGGCCACCTTCCTCATCGGCGGTGACCAGTGCACGCGGCGCTGCGACTTCTGCCAGATCGACACGGGCAAGCCCGAGGCGCTGGACCGTGACGAGCCGCGCCGTGTCGGTGAGTCCGTCGTCACGATGGACCTGAACTACGCCACCATCACCGGCGTCGCCCGCGACGACCTGGAGGACGGCGGTGCCTGGCTGTACGCCGAGACGGTCCGCCAGATCCACGCCCAGACGGCGGGCCGCGAGACCGGCCGCACCAAGGTCGAGCTGCTGGCCCCGGACTTCAACGCCGAGCCCGAGCAGCTCGCCGAGGTCTTCTCCTCGCGCCCCGAGGTCTTCGCGCACAACGTCGAGACCGTGCCGCGGATCTTCAAGCGCATCCGCCCCGGCTTCCGCTACGAGCGCTCGCTCAAGGTCATCACCGAGGCCCGTGACTACGGTCTGGTCACGAAGTCGAACCTGATCCTCGGCATGGGCGAGACCCGCGAGGAGGTCAGCGAGGCGCTCCAGCAGCTGCACGACGCGGGCTGCGAGCTCATCACGATCACGCAGTACCTGCGGCCCACCGTGCGCCACCACCCCGTGGAGCGCTGGGTCAAGCCGCACGAGTTCGTGGAGCTGAAGGAGGAGGCCGAGGAGATCGGTTTCTCCGGCGTCATGTCGGGTCCGCTGGTCCGTTCCTCGTACCGGGCCGGCCGGCTCTACCAGATGGCCGTCGAGAAGCGCGGCGCCTATGTCGCCTCCCAGGCGGTCTGA
- the lipB gene encoding lipoyl(octanoyl) transferase LipB, protein MSELRFVRMGFGAEAVEYQEAWDEQRRVHAARFLDEVPDTCLLLEHPPVYTAGRRTADNERPLDGTPVIDVDRGGKITWHGPGQLVGYPIQKLPRPVDVVAHVRRLEEALIRTCAEFGLETSRVEGRSGVWILGDAKDPAEQLPALGGLSLDFDPRLQDEEFDPRLDGPEYAPSNAGQRREDRKIAAIGIRVAKGVTMHGFALNVNPDNAWFDRIIPCGIRDAGVASLAGELGRDVTIAEVLPVAERHLRDVLENAELQPRVVERTPA, encoded by the coding sequence GTGAGTGAGTTGCGGTTCGTCCGCATGGGATTCGGTGCGGAGGCCGTCGAGTACCAGGAGGCGTGGGACGAGCAGCGTCGCGTGCACGCCGCCCGGTTCCTGGACGAGGTCCCCGACACCTGTCTGCTCCTGGAGCACCCGCCGGTCTACACGGCGGGCCGGCGCACGGCGGACAACGAGCGGCCCCTGGACGGCACGCCGGTCATCGACGTGGACCGCGGCGGCAAGATCACCTGGCACGGCCCGGGCCAGCTCGTCGGCTACCCCATCCAGAAGCTCCCCCGCCCGGTGGACGTCGTGGCACACGTGCGCCGCCTGGAAGAGGCGCTCATCCGCACGTGCGCGGAGTTCGGCCTGGAGACCAGCCGGGTCGAGGGCCGCAGCGGTGTGTGGATCCTCGGCGACGCCAAGGACCCCGCCGAACAGCTCCCGGCGCTCGGCGGACTCTCCCTGGACTTCGACCCGCGGCTCCAGGACGAGGAGTTCGACCCGCGGCTCGACGGCCCGGAGTACGCGCCCTCCAACGCCGGCCAGCGCCGTGAGGACCGCAAGATCGCCGCGATCGGCATCCGGGTCGCCAAGGGCGTCACCATGCACGGCTTCGCCCTGAACGTGAACCCGGACAACGCCTGGTTCGACCGGATCATCCCGTGCGGCATCCGCGACGCGGGCGTCGCCTCGCTGGCGGGCGAACTCGGCCGCGACGTGACCATCGCCGAGGTCCTGCCGGTGGCCGAGCGGCATCTTCGGGACGTCCTGGAGAACGCGGAGCTGCAGCCGCGGGTCGTGGAACGGACGCCGGCCTAG
- a CDS encoding regulator, whose protein sequence is MTERPAQRTPNRQLAALIAEAGFSNAGLARRVDQLGLEHGLDLRYDKTSVTRWLRGQQPRGTTPALIAEVFTRRLGRRLTAQDLGLDACAPVYAGLEFAATPEEAVDIVSGLWRKDSGSHAELRKIAFTPAGLVVPSRDWLIGRADDRVAHGDQPSRVPPQGRPAAPRLTAPPEPGVPPARRTRTERGPGQRVTGGDIAALRSVGELFRALDHAYGGGHARQALVRYLEHEAEPMLRGAYGEQTGRHLFAAASDLTRLAGWTSYDIGAHGLAQRYFVQALRLAQAAGDRVYGAYVLITMSRQAVYLGHGREAVQLARVAQQGLGSSGPHLVQALLHAVEARGHGVLGEVRACTASLVRAERALEASRSGDEVPHWARFFDEAQLADEFGHCHRDLQQFRAAAQHAERSLQLRAPGYARSRLFCRVVLASARLGLGELDQACLLGAEAAGQAAEMRSARAVEYVRDFEKRLEPYKDAAPVRGYRDKVSTLG, encoded by the coding sequence ATGACGGAACGACCCGCGCAGCGCACTCCCAACCGCCAGCTCGCCGCGCTCATCGCAGAAGCGGGGTTCTCCAACGCAGGTCTCGCCCGTCGCGTGGACCAGCTCGGTCTGGAACACGGACTCGACCTCAGATACGACAAGACGTCGGTGACGCGGTGGCTGCGGGGGCAGCAGCCCCGCGGCACCACGCCCGCGCTCATCGCCGAGGTCTTCACCCGCCGCCTCGGCCGGCGCCTGACCGCGCAGGACCTCGGACTCGACGCCTGCGCACCCGTCTACGCCGGGCTGGAGTTCGCGGCCACCCCGGAGGAGGCCGTCGACATCGTCAGCGGCCTGTGGCGCAAGGACTCCGGCAGCCACGCCGAACTCCGCAAGATCGCCTTCACCCCGGCCGGACTCGTCGTCCCCAGCCGGGACTGGCTGATCGGCCGGGCCGACGACCGCGTCGCACACGGGGACCAGCCCTCCCGGGTGCCTCCCCAGGGGCGTCCGGCGGCCCCCCGGCTCACCGCCCCGCCCGAACCGGGCGTCCCTCCCGCCCGGCGGACCCGCACCGAGCGCGGTCCGGGCCAGCGGGTCACCGGAGGGGACATCGCCGCCCTCCGGTCGGTCGGCGAACTCTTCCGCGCCCTCGACCACGCCTACGGCGGCGGCCACGCCCGGCAGGCACTGGTGCGCTACCTCGAGCACGAGGCCGAGCCGATGCTGCGCGGCGCGTACGGCGAACAGACCGGCCGCCACCTGTTCGCCGCGGCCTCCGACCTCACCCGGCTCGCCGGCTGGACCTCGTACGACATCGGCGCGCACGGGCTCGCCCAGCGGTACTTCGTCCAGGCGCTGCGGCTCGCGCAGGCCGCGGGGGACCGGGTGTACGGGGCGTACGTGCTCATCACGATGAGCCGGCAGGCCGTCTACCTCGGACACGGGCGGGAGGCCGTGCAGCTCGCCCGGGTCGCCCAGCAGGGACTCGGGTCGTCGGGACCGCACCTGGTCCAGGCGCTGCTGCACGCCGTCGAGGCGCGGGGGCACGGTGTGCTCGGCGAGGTGCGGGCCTGCACGGCCTCGCTGGTCCGGGCCGAACGGGCGCTGGAGGCGTCCCGGTCCGGCGACGAGGTCCCGCACTGGGCCCGGTTCTTCGACGAGGCCCAGCTCGCCGACGAGTTCGGGCACTGCCACCGGGACCTCCAGCAGTTCCGGGCCGCCGCGCAGCACGCCGAGCGCTCGCTGCAACTGCGCGCGCCCGGCTACGCCCGCAGCCGGCTGTTCTGCCGGGTGGTGCTCGCCTCCGCCCGGCTCGGGCTCGGCGAGCTCGACCAGGCCTGCCTGCTGGGCGCGGAGGCGGCCGGGCAGGCGGCGGAGATGCGATCGGCCCGGGCCGTCGAGTACGTACGGGACTTCGAGAAGCGGCTCGAACCGTACAAGGACGCGGCGCCCGTGCGCGGATACCGGGACAAGGTGTCCACGCTGGGCTGA